The sequence CGACGATCTTCAGCCGGAATCTTCAAAATCCTATGAACTCGGCTATGAATTTTTCACGGACAACACGGAATTCAAAGTATCCGTTTACAAAACCGATGTGGAAAACCTGATTGACACAAAATACCTGCCCGGTTCTTCGGATGAAAAAATGTATGTCAATGTCGATAGTGCAACCCTTCAAGGATTTGAATGCGAACTGTCCCGGGATATTACACAAAATTACAGCATCCGCATCGGATACCAATATCTGGACACCGAAGACGACTCAACCGGGGAAGAGCTGGAAAACCGTCCAAGGCATACGGTAAATGTCCGGCTCAATGCGACCCTGCCCTGGGACATCCATGCCACGGTGGGAGCCAATTATACGGACGAACAGATAGACGACGAGGAACAGTGCGATGATTTTATCGTTTTCAACGCCCAGGTTTCCAAAACCTTCTATGATAGAATCTCCCTGCGTTTAGGGATTGATAATATCAGCGACGAAGATCTGAATGACAAGCCCTATGACATTGAAGGCAGAATGTTTTATGCCGGGGTGAATTTTAAATTCTAAGATCCTTCAATGACGGTTGAAAAGCATAAAATAAAAAGTCCGGTCGAAAAATTATTCGACCGGACTTTTGTCCGGATGGAGGAAGAATACTAATGAATACCGTAACGTTCAAAAATCCCCTTTAAGGTTCCGTCTGCCTTGATGGCTTCAAGCCCTTTGTTAAACGCATTGATAATCTCCTCGTGTCTGGGATTTGCCAATCCGCAGGCAACGTATAAGTCGTTACTGGACAAGGGATTTTGAGAAAATTCGACTTGTTCCAACAGTGCAGGGGCTTTTTTATTTAGAATGCTTTTGGCGACGATTTCGTCCTCTATAGTCAGGTCTACACGTCCGCGGACTAATTTTTTTATGTTTGTAATAAAATCGCTGACCCCCTCACGCGTAAAGGTCTTCGCATTCATGAATTCGTCCCCGTAACCGAATCCGAGAATAACCCCCACCTTTTTACCGGCCAGGCTCGTTATACCTTCGTATTCAAA is a genomic window of uncultured Desulfobacter sp. containing:
- a CDS encoding transporter substrate-binding domain-containing protein, coding for MKRFIMAVIVVLFLSVGICSGGDKHVTSAANSWSPFVDPDAAGQGLAIEIIKAAFAAQGYTFAHEFMPWARAEDEVKKGRIDILPDTWYTDERSKNFMFSNAYASNKIKFIKKGGDSFEYEGITSLAGKKVGVILGFGYGDEFMNAKTFTREGVSDFITNIKKLVRGRVDLTIEDEIVAKSILNKKAPALLEQVEFSQNPLSSNDLYVACGLANPRHEEIINAFNKGLEAIKADGTLKGIFERYGIH